GCGCGTCCTCTGGTCACCGAAAGCATTGCTCAGCAACAGGCCTCCTCGGCGAGCGAGACCAGGTCCCAACCTGCGCCTGCGCTGACGCGCATCTATCGCGTCGGGCCTGAAGATGCCCTGGAGATCCGGCTCCTCAACGATCCCGAAGCCCAACCTGACTACCGCGTGTCTCCCGGCGGGTACATCTTTTTCCCCTACATCGGCAACGTTCACGTGGCCGGGAAGACGACGAGCGAAATCGAAGAAGAACTGAAGCGCCTGCTCAAGAACGGATACTTCGAGAACCCTGAGGTCATCGTCGCCGTCAAAGAGTACAAGAGTCACTACGTTTACCTTCTCGGCGAAACGGGCGGCGGTCAGATCGTGCTCAAGCGCGAGCAGGTCCCCTTGATTGAAATTCTGGCTCAGGCGGGCGTGCGGCCATCGGTTCGTCGGGTGACGATTACTCGTTTGGGGGGTGACACAGGTCAGCCGTCAACAATCACCGTCAACCTGAACGCGCCAGAGAAGTACTCGGTCATGGTTCAACATGGCGATATCATCGAAGTCGAGACCCTCGTTGAGCGCGTTTTCATTACCGGCGAAGTGCGCCAGCCGACGGCTCAGGAATATACTCCGGGCTTGACGCTGTCTCAAGCCATCATTCAGGCGGGCGGCCCAACCGAGTTCGCCAAACGCAGCAAGATTGAAATCAAGCGAAAAGCCCCCGATGGGACCGTCACCGTCCTTCGCGCTGACTTCGATAAGATTCTACGCGGCGAGAGCCCGGATATTGAACTTCAGCCCGGCGACCTCATCTACGTTCACCGTCGCTTCTTCTAATCCTGTTGACCAGGCACAAGGAAGGGCAGTAAGGCTCCTGTTTGTTGGGGGGACGTAAGTCACTCCTCATGACAGGGGACATTGGCGCCGCGCCTGCGGATGGCAGGATCCGAGCGGAGGAAAGGTCTACCAGGCCCTGTCGCATGGCTTGCGACAGATTTTGTTTGCCTGGAGGGGTATATAGGGGTGAGGCATGTAGGTCGGAAGCTCAACTGACGGCATGACGAAGGGGTCTATTCCCTTCTTTTCCCGAAGGTTGCTGAGGTGACCGCGAGTTAGCGCGACGACTTCCGAAAGGGGCCATCCTCGCTTAGGCTGGGTCAGAGATGAACCTCTTTGTCGCAAGCAATGCGACAGCAGAAGTGAGGAAAGACGGCACTCATCGTGCTGACCATTACTTATTGATGAGGCATGAGATGATCCCATTCGGCCCCTCTTTTGAGCAGTGATGTCTCGGTGTGGCACATCGTT
Above is a genomic segment from Blastocatellia bacterium containing:
- a CDS encoding polysaccharide biosynthesis/export family protein translates to MWAAALILPAGGARPLVTESIAQQQASSASETRSQPAPALTRIYRVGPEDALEIRLLNDPEAQPDYRVSPGGYIFFPYIGNVHVAGKTTSEIEEELKRLLKNGYFENPEVIVAVKEYKSHYVYLLGETGGGQIVLKREQVPLIEILAQAGVRPSVRRVTITRLGGDTGQPSTITVNLNAPEKYSVMVQHGDIIEVETLVERVFITGEVRQPTAQEYTPGLTLSQAIIQAGGPTEFAKRSKIEIKRKAPDGTVTVLRADFDKILRGESPDIELQPGDLIYVHRRFF